CAGAACAATTTTGCATACGGTTGTATGGACCACACACATATAGGATTGAAAGAAATTTTGTGTGGCACAGTTAAAGTTTGACCAAAAACCAGCAACTATGAACAATGTACCTGTGACTCTGAAAATAAATTTTACATTCAGTTTTGGAAGTTTAGTCTGGAAGCAGTTTTAGGAATAACATGTCTGGAAAATTTGAACAAATCTATAGTATCAATCCTGGTATATCAAATGGCATTTTTTAGGTTAGCTAGCATATGGCGATCAATAGTTTTGAAGACATTCAAATTTGCCAAGAGACAACATTTTGCTAATTCTAAAGTTGAATCTTGAATTATTAATTCTACACCAAATTTACCAAACTTTAGGACCTTATATCTTATAAACTGTTGATAATTCACCATTGATCCTTAGACCAATATAGTAGCTCATTGTACCAGGAATAACTTTTGTTAAAGCCGActaaatcatttacacatgaaaTCAAGAGATCGGAGGGGGATAATTGAGTGAGATTAATTATGACTGAACTTGAGTTCAGTTAGCACCGACGCAGCAGTCTGCTCTGCCATACAGCTGCTTCACGCCTTCACCTGCTCATCCCTGAGCGCCATCGCTAAAATGCGCTGCCCTAGTTCCTCCGCCTCAACACACAAACAACCAACTGTAGCCCAAACCTGGATCTACAAGGGCCAGTGAGAGGAACAGAGAGAAGAAACCCTAGCAGAGGCAGGGAGGTGCGGATGGAGGAGGAGGTTCGGGACTCACCATGCGGAGGCGGAGGTGCTCGTAGAGGAGAACCAGCGGTGGCGACGACAAAGGGACGATCCATGCCTCCATAGTGACAACGGCGGATGGTGCGGTCTCAAGTCTCAACCGAGGCGGAGTCGGGAAGAAGAAGCGATACGTCGTGACTCATGAAACAGCGGGCGGGGAAGCGCTCTCGGCCTGATGACTCGTGGCTTCCCGTCCCGTGGAAAACGAAGGGATGGGGCTGCAGTTCCGCGTTTCGTGGGCTTCCAAAGGGCACAAGGCATTGGCGCAGGGGAGCTTGCCCCGCGTTTTCCTGGCCCGAGGAAACTACAGGGAACCTGGCGGTTTCTGTGCTTCCAAAGTAGCCCTTAGGGTTTTCTCCTTTTGCGGGGAATTGCTGGCGGGAGGGGATTAGCAGGGGAATGAGATCCTCTAACTTCGACCTCAGTGACAACTTCGACCTCAGTGACAGCCCTCCTTGCCTCACCTCTCGTCGGCGCCGAGCTTACGAGccgaatttttaattttttttggccTTTTTTTTAAGTTATTCACAAATATAGCACCGGAGGAatgctttcaaaatctagaccttaGCTCGGCGCTATCGTTGGTGGCGCCGATGTTATATATCTCGATATCAGAGGGTTTGGCGCCTAGGTCGAGGGGTTACGTCGGCATCAAAGTAGAGCAGGGGTGATATGACAGCTCGGGGCCGTGGATCTTAGCGTCAAGTTTGACGCCGAGCTTGGCGTCAAAGATCCCGGCGTTAAGCCGGCCTTATAGGTGGGTCCGTTTCCTTTCTCTCTTAGCTTCTCTTCCTTTCTCTCCCACTCCTTCCCCTGCCCGACACctctcgccgccggcgccgctcgTCCTCGTCCCGCGCCCTCATCCCCAGGTGCATCGAGCCGGCGGGCCGCCCCGCCCGCCTCGCCGCGGCCGCTGCGCCCCGCCCAcaccggcggccgcggcggcacgCCGCGCCCTGCCCGCGCCGGCCGGCCTCTCCAACTCGGCCACCGCGCCCCGCCCGCGCCGTCCGTGCGCCCCGCCCTGTCCGGCCCCGGTGCCGCCCGGCCGCGCGCCGGCCCGTGCACCCTGTCCCGCGCCTCGCCCCATGCGCCGTCCGCGGCCTACGCCCAGTCCCGTGCGCCTTCTTGGAGCTGATACAATTAAGTATATCTGTGATTAGACTTGGAGCTGATACAACATTTGATGCAGGCGACTGAGGCAAAGAAGAAGATGCTGGCGAGCACAAAGAGGAGAAGCCTCGCCTTGCTTGCTGAAGTCAAGTATGACAGTTCTTCGGCTCTTGCTTTATCGCTCCATGTTACTATGCTATATGCCTATATCATCTTGTTATTCTTCATGCTGGCATTATTATTGTTTTTCAGCTTCACTAACTGTGTAGCTGCTTTCTGCTGCAAGGTTCTTGCGAAGGAAGTACCAGTCCTTTCTGAAGGGTGACTCGCAGCAGAAACATTACAAGTTGAAGAAGCAGACTCGGTACATGCCATCCCCATTGGGAAGCAACAAGCCTACAACGCTAGCCGATCATGGTGCAGGGACCGAAGTGCCTTCTACCAGCAAAAACCCAAACCATGACTTAAATCAAGATTCTGTTCCAGTAAGTGATGGAGTTCATGAATTAACATAATCTGTACAAGAAAAgtatttttatggcaattaaaaggGCTTTCTTGTCTGCAGAATGACGTGGGGAATGATCGCCAGGTGCAACAGGGCCATCTAGAAGTTGAAAAGTTTGATCAGGTCAGGGTGGACGAAGATATGATGACAGCTGATGTCAAATTATCAGTTTGTAAGGATACAGGAAACTCTCTAGCAAGTGAAGGTAAGAGGGCGGTTCCATGGCAAGACCAGTTAGCGTTGAAGGCTTAGGCCCTCAGTTGATGTGGCTAAGAAATAAGCTACTTCTCCGTTAGCTGGCTTTGCAACTGTATCCCTCAAATGCTCAGTAGTGCTTTGTACAGAAACAATGGGACATGATAGTTATATCCATGTTACATTGCCTGATTGACAAACTCAGATGGTTGTACCATCCTCCTAAGCAAGTTAGACAAGAGGATTGTGATTTTATGAATGGTTCTGTCCAAATTTTGGATTGATTGCTTTGAATATTCGTTTGTGCACTGAATGTATTTTCAGTCTTCCAGACAAACAAACGCTTTAGCAATGATCATGAATTCTATGAATTGCAAGTTTGGA
Above is a genomic segment from Miscanthus floridulus cultivar M001 chromosome 3, ASM1932011v1, whole genome shotgun sequence containing:
- the LOC136546255 gene encoding uncharacterized protein, producing the protein MRRPRPTPSPATEAKKKMLASTKRRSLALLAEVKFLRRKYQSFLKGDSQQKHYKLKKQTRYMPSPLGSNKPTTLADHGAGTEVPSTSKNPNHDLNQDSVPNDVGNDRQVQQGHLEVEKFDQVRVDEDMMTADVKLSVCKDTGNSLASEGKRAVPWQDQLALKA